From a single Nicotiana tomentosiformis chromosome 2, ASM39032v3, whole genome shotgun sequence genomic region:
- the LOC138906043 gene encoding uncharacterized protein: MFIDHRSLHHLFKKKDMNLRKLRWLELLKDYDITILYHLIKANVVADALSLKAESMGILSFILTGERPLSMDVQDLANRFMRFDIPKPCRVLSCVVSRSSLFERIKVRQYDDPCLLVLRDIVQHDSAKEVYIGDNWEFAYNNSYQSSIQIASYDALYGKWCHSPIGWFEPGEARLLGTDFVCDALEKIKLIQEWLHTMQSKQKSYAYRKARDVAFMMGERVLLRVLSMKGVIRFGKKGKLSPRYTSPLDVLERSLEVAYKLSLPLSLSGVHLVFHVSMIQKYYEDLSHVLDFSSVQLDKDFTYDEELVAIFDRLV, encoded by the exons ATGTTCATAGATCATAGGAGTCTCCATCACTTATTCAAGAAAAAGGATATGAACTTAAGGAAATTGAGGTGGTTAGAactactgaaggactatgatatcaccattctttatcatctgataaaggccaatgtggtggccgacgctttgagttTGAAGGCCGAGAGCATGGGGATTCTTTCTTTTATCCTAACTGGGGAGAGACCGTTATctatggatgttcaggatttggccaaCAGGTTCATGAGGTTTGATATTCCGAAGCCTTGCAGGGTTCTTTCTTGTGTTGTATCACgatcgtccttgtttgagcgcatcaaggtgcgtcagtatgatgatccctgcTTGCTTGTCCTAAGGGACATAGTGCAGCATGATAGTGCTAAGGAGGTTTATATTGGTGATAATTGGG agttcgcctacaacaatagctatcagtcgagtatccaaATTGCTTCATATGATGCCTTGTATGGGAAGTGGTGTCATTctccgattggttggtttgagcctggggaggctaggttgttgggcactgacttcgtttgtgatgctttggagaagataaaattgattcaggagtggcttcatACAATGCAAtccaagcagaagagttatgcatataggaaggctcgtgatgtggcattcatgatgGGTGAGAGGGTTCTGCTTAGAGTTTtatccatgaagggtgtgattaggttcgggaagaagggcaagttgagccctcggtatactAGTCCATTAGACGTTTTGGAGAGGTCTCTTGAAGTGGCGTACAAACTTTCTTTGCCActtagtctatcgggagttcatctagtgtttcatgtttcaatGATCCAAAAGTATTATGAGGACCtttcacatgtgttagatttcagctcggtgcagttggacaaggatttcaCTTATGATGAGGAGCTAGTGGCCATCTTTGATAGATTGgtttga